The Bos taurus isolate L1 Dominette 01449 registration number 42190680 breed Hereford chromosome 16, ARS-UCD2.0, whole genome shotgun sequence genome includes the window ATTTACTGAAATCACCTGAGATACACATGAACCTGCGTAAAGATGTTTACCAGAATATTATTTTGTTGGAGAAatgagggacctccctggcaatTCAGTGGCTAAGAGTGTGCTTCAACTTCAAGGGGTGTGGGCTCAACTCTTGGtcgggaactgagatcccacatgcccctaGGTGTGgccaaaacagcaacaacaccaccacattaagatttttttttgtttaaattaaaaaaaaaaaaaattacagaccaaCCTACAACTGGAGGCTGACGGAATAAATTATGAATTTAAATTCTTCTGCATCCGTACAAGAAAATTTAATGACTCAGGAAAACATTTAACTTTACTAAGGTAACAAAAAACAACAGTTCTAAAACCACGTATGGCCTGatgattcacacacacagagccagtgATACATCGGAAAGGACATCCACCGATCATCTCCGAATGGTGAAACGGCAGGTAAatgattcacacacacagagccGGTGATACATCGGAAAGGACATCCACCGATCATCTCCGAATGGTGAAACGGCAGGTAAATGTTTTGCTGTGTACTTTCCCATACGTACCAAGGTAGATTTTAatcagagaaagaataaaaaaaacaaaaagcacctAGACACTGTGGGCTTTCAATAAAGAGACGGTGCTGAGAATGTATTTCAAAAGCACAGCTGGGCGCAGTTTGAGGGTCTGCCTTCAGCTGCTAAGTGGCGGTGAGCACGCTTCCCACCTCTCTGCCTTGTGAACACATCAGAGGGGAAAACAGCGTCGTACACAGCAGTGCAGGCGGTGAGCGAAGCACCCGGTCAAGGCTGGGACCGGGCGTGATAAGCGTAACTGTTGTGAGTGGGCCTCCACGGCCGTCCAGGGGCTCCCTGCACCACCACCCCCGGGACACCccagagggagcctggcaggccccgaACGGGGAGATGGGTCCCTGCGACTCACCAAACAGAACGGAGGAGATCCTCCTCTGGGCGTACATGGTGAAGCCTTCGTTCAGCCAGAACTCCCCCCAGTTGGCGTTGGTCACCAGGTTCCCAAACCAGCTGTGGGCGATCTCGTGGATGATGACGTCGGCCAGGGAGCGGTCCCCAGCCAGAAGGCAGGGAGTGACGAAGGTCAAGCAGGGGTTCTCCATCCCCCCGAACGGGAAGGACGGGGGCATGAAGAGCACGTCGTACCTGCCGGGGCGGGCGGTCACTGGGGGTGGCTCCCTCCCGTCACCAGGCGGTCCCCAGTGCCCCGTGCCAGGGACTCCTCTCCCAGCCCTTCCCAGGGGGATGAGACCGGCTCCCTCGCACCCAGCTCCCCACGCGGGACTGGCAGGCCTGACGGGGCCTCTTGTCAGGGGGACCTCAAGTCTGAAGACGGCAAACAGAGAGCGGGTCTGCCCCCAGTGACGGGAAAGGTTAAGTCAGCCACATCCGCACAGCGAATCCCATCTCCGACCCAGCACCCGCCTGCTCGCCGCTGTCCTGAAATGCCCACCCTGGGCCCACCTCGGTCACGGCCACGGCCACGGTGGGTCAGGCTGGCTGTCCTCTCCTCCCCGCCCCTGCACCCCAGGGTGCGGGAACCGCAGACGTGAAGCTCCCGTGACACCTCACCTTCCCCACACATAGGGTCCAAAGAGCTTCTCTCCCGTTGCCAGAAACTCCTCTATGACTCCGTCATACTCCTCCTTGGCAGCGTCGATGAGGCAGGGCTCAGCCCACACCCGGCTCCTGCGGACAAGGATGCAGAGAGGGTGGCGCGGGGGTTAGAGCCCGGAGGGACCAGCCGGCTTCAGCCTCCCAGGGAGCCAGGGAGCCCATGGGGAGGCGACCTGCAGCAGAGCTGAGGCCCACCCAGAGCTGAGGGCCAGCCCCACCCGCAGAGTGGGCaccgggagggccctgggggcTTCTGCAGGCAGCAGGCCTCCCCCGCACTGAGCCCCAGCTCCCCGTCTGCCCAGTGTCTTCAGAAACGACTGTTCTTGCTCCGCACCAGCAGCTCGTCCGCTTCCTAACAGAACCTGGCAGGAGGAAACCCCTGGAAGATGTCCCTCTCCTTCTCTGCTCTCCTGCAGCTGCGGGCTGACGTGCTTCCGGTCACCCACTGCCCTGTCCCCCAGGAAGGGAGCCCTTGTCTCGCAGGCCCGGGGCTGCCCGGAGCCCGTGGCTGGAAGCGGAGGCCGACGGGCCTGCCCAGCGCTCCCTCTGACCTCGGGAGCGGAGGCGCGTGGCGCTGGTGCCACTGCCGAGCCCTGTCTGCGGCCTGGCGCCCGGCCAGCGCCTCTGGGGCCGGCAGAACGAAGGACAGCACCGCCACCAGGAGAGCCACGTCCAACCGAGCCTCCCGCCGCGGGACAAAGCGCCGGGAGACAGGACGATGAGCAGAACCCAGGCTCCCGGTCAACTTCTCTTTGGTTACATCTGACAAACTCCTTATTCACCTCCACTAAAGCCCCCTCCCTTCACAGAGTCGGCCCAAGCCTGGGCCTCTGCATCCGGAGCAGACAGGGGACAGCGTCCTCGGGCCTCCTGGGAGGGAGACGGGGACCGCGAGGCGGGTGTTTCCAGGATTAAGCGCCAGAGAAGGCAGGGAGATTTGGTAGCGATAAGAAAGCGCACATCGTAGCTAGAAGGTGACCTCCTAAAACTGCTGCCTGAGCTCAGAGCGCTCTCTGCACAGGGCCAGAACATGGCAGGACTGGGTCTCAGCAcaggatgggagggaggagggggaaagagTCCTCTGATGCCCTCACGCCGCACCCTGTGCCGCAGAAAAGCCCAGACTCGGGGCAGGCCAACACCGCCCCAAGAACCCCCCAACAGGCCAACACTGCCCCAAGAACCCCCCAACAGGCCGACACCGCCCCAAGACCCCCCAGCAGGCCGACACCGCCCCAAGAACCCCCCAGCAGGCCGACACCGCCCCAAGAACCCCCCAACAGGCTGACACCGCCCCAAGAACCCCCCAACAGGCCGACACCACCCCAAGACCCCCCAACAGGCCGACACCGCCCCAAGAACCCCCCAACAGGCCTGCACGCTGGTCAGAGGCCTCCTTGCTTGGAGGTTGGTCCAGTCTTGCCTCCGGGATCTTGGTCTCCTACCTGGGTCCAACTTCAGCCGAAACCAGATCTCCGATGGCCAAGGCTATCAGATAGGACGGGATGGGCTGACTCATCCGGAAGAAGAACTTATTGGGGCCTCGCTCCTCCCAGGCGTCAGCACTCATTACGGCGGTGAAGCCATCTGGGACCTGAGGACAGAGAACACCGGCGAGCTCTCACCTGGACAGAGGCTGCTTTCCATCAGCAACCTGCCCGGTGATGACGGCAGCCTGCAGTCCACCTGAAGTACAGAGGCTTCCAGAAAGTAGGGCTCAACCAATGGGGTTTAGCACAGATAAAACTTTTGCAGGTGGAGGAGTTCTTCAGAGGGTCTGTAAGCGTCCCCTGAAAGGTGACCTGATGGAGATGACCATTCCAATCCCCAGGGCAGGGACACATGGTCCCCTCACCTCGAGAAGAGCGGAGTATCTGCACTTCACGGCAGGAGTGTCAAAGCACGGGAAGAAGGCTCGGTTCAGGACGGCCTGGCCCTGGGTGTAGACGAAGGGCTTCTTCCTTCCCGCCGTCTGCTCCGGAGCCAGCCAGCACACCTGCGGGGAGGGGCGTGCCGCTCAGAGCCGACAGCCCTGGGGGGCCCCAGGCAGGTACAGCCGCGTGGGCTGCAGGGGACTTCCGGGAACAGCTCAGAGCAGAAGCTCTCTCCAGCTGCGTGTTTAATCCCCCTGGAGTCCAGGCCGCGGCCCGACGTCTACCTCCCGGGGCAGACACCACCAAGGGATCACGCCTCAtgtgtccctgctgctgctgctgctaagtcgcttcagtcatgtccgactctgtgcgaccccgtagatggcagccggccaggctcccctgtccctgggattctccaggcaagaacactggagtgggttgccatttccttctccaatgcatgaaagtgaaaagtgaaagtgaagtcgctcagtcgtgtccaactctctgcgaccccatggactgcggcccaccaggctcctccgtccatgagagtttccaggcgagagtgctgcagtgggtcgccagtgccttctctgcacATGTCCCTGGGCCTCGAGAATTCCCGAGCTGCCTCCAGCCCCCTGGTCCTGCCTCCCTCCTGTGTCCTCCTCACTGTAGTAACTTCTCACCAAGaaacaaatgctgaagaagctgttCTTCAACTTGTGATGAAAGACACAGAAAAGCAGATGCTGACAGCAAGGAGGTTGACTGACAGGTGTTCCCATCCCTGAAATTCACCCTTTCAGAGTGAGTGttaggggcttcccgggtggtgccgACGATGAAGAACCCACCGGCCAAAGCAGGAGGATCAATGTGCTTTACGTTACAGGCACTGGCTATGATTCTTCCCCTGCTCCCAatgtttattttgcttgtttattaCTTGGCTatacctggtcttagttgcagcatgtgggatctttttggTTACAGCGTGCAAGATCTAGTCCCGTGgacaggaatcgaaccccagccccctgcactgggactgcggagtcttagccactggacccccagggacgTCCCAGCTGTGATTCCTGAGTTGTCTTCTGTCAGCCCTTAATCGAGGGCACATCTGAGCCATTATTACAAACCCAAACTCTGCCCACAGCAGAGCTTACGTCTAACACGGATGCCGTGTGCAGCTGAGGGGCCCCAGGAGGGTCTCAGAGTGGAAGCAAAACCCCTAGGCTGCACCCTCAACAGCGGGCAGGGTTTAAACAGCCAGAAGGAAGGGAGATAATGTCCAGGAGGCAGGAGCAGCACGGGCAGGCGGGGAATGTGGCTTTCATGGAGCCGGGCAGCTGTGTGTGGTCAAGGGCTTAAACCACAGAGGCGCTGAGACCGATTTATGAGAGGCATAAGGGAGACACGTTGGGAAGCTGGGGTTTTCTttgcatgtgtgcacgtgtgtatgtgtgtgtgtgtgtgcatgcgcaaaCTGTAACAAGTCTCACTCAGAGTCCAGTAAGACggaagtgggggcaggggagagagagacGTCCTGTGCAGACCCCAACAGCCTGGTGCTTCAGCCTGGTGACTGGAGGCCAGCACAGAGGCCATAAATCAGGCCGATACCATTGCCCTCAACATGACGTTACAGAAGTGACACCTTATCTCTATGAACCTCCGTTCAACTTCGCTGGGAAACCGAAACTGCTCTAAGGAAAATAATCTATGAAAACCAAGCAAACTTCATAACCCCAATCTCATCATGAGAAAAAACAGAAGATAAATTCCAATAGAGGGGCACACCACTGCTCAAAACTATCTAAGTCACCAAAACAGGAACATCTAAGGAATCATCACGGCCAAGAGGAGCCCACAAACGCGACAGAGGGCCACGCACCTGGATTTCTGGATGGGACCCTGGAGCAGAGGACACTTTAAAACCTAAggctgctgtacacctgaaaccaacattgtaaatcaactataatacaaaaaagaaaaatttaaaagacccAACACTCTAATAACACCTTGTACATGAAAGCTGCTCAATAAGGCAATCTGGAAATACTATAGATTCCAGTTTATAATAGGGTATCAGTACTGGCTCATTAATTGTAACAAGTGTATCCCACTCGTAAGGTGCTAAtaaggggggtggtggtggtggtgtgtatgtgtgtgtgtgtgtgtgtgtttgtgtggtatgtgcatgtgtgtgcacgtgtgtgcggtgtgtgtgtggtgtgcgtgcgtgtgtgtggtgcgtgcgtgtgtgtgtgtgtgcgcgtgtggcgtgtgtgtggtgtgtttgtgtgtgtggtgtgtgcgtgtgtggtgtgtacatgtgtgtgcatgtgtgtgtgtggtgtgtgtgtgcgtgtggcgtgtgtgtggtgtgtttgtgtgtgtggtgtgcgtgtgtgtgtggtgtgtttgtggtgtgtgcatgtgtggtgtgcgtgtgtgtgtgcgtgcgtgtgtgtgtggggtgtgtgtgtgtggtgtgtgcgtgtgtgtggtgtgtgcgtgtgtgtggtgtgtgcgtgtttgtgtggtgtgtacatgtgtgtgtgcatgtgtgtgtgtggtgtgtgtgtgcgtgtggtgtgtgtgtggtgtgtgtgtgcgtgtgtgttgggGGTTTATGGAAACTGTCCTATATGCTCAGTTTTCCTGGTAAtctaaacagttaaaaaaaaataaatcctattGATGAAAACAAGTATACTGAGCTGGCAGTCAGAGGAACTAGGCACCGTATGAGGACCTATGTAAAGACAACTGTTGTCAGGCTCAGCTCTGTAAACAATGACTCTCATACCTTCAACCACAATCCCCTACTCATCCTCTTTGCTTGAGTTttgcttgcttttgttttaatgaCATGAAGAGAAGACAATGAAGGGGGCTGGCAGGACACACAGCAGAATCAAATCCAGGAGACACCGTGGCCCACGGTGACCAAGGTGAGCGCCACCCCCCGGGACAGCGGAACAGGAACTGTGCCCACTGGGGACCTCCACAGGGCAAAGGACAGCTCTCCGGGGAGCATGGGTGTCTGCCATCAAGTCTTAAATGAAAGCTGTTTAATTCCGAAATTCAACTTCAGGTGCCACTTTTGGTAAGCAAGCCCAGGAGGCCTAATTCTTTCACTTATTGTCCTTAATTTCTGCCCCCAACCGCGAACCAGAACGTAACAGAGCAACCAAACACATTTCCACGCACTCCACATGTTCCTCTACAGCAAGTTACCCGCAGAGGCCAGGCTTTTTCCTTTGCCTGAGAGGTCAATCCACACCGCTTTGGACTTTAATTTTTCAAACAAATTCTATCTTATGGTTCATGTACGTCCCTAATGGtagaagatggaaaaagaaatgcccTTTGAGCCAGTTCTAAGAGCAAAAGGGGAAGTGCCACCAGAAGCGCAGGCTTCCTGGGTGGGCGGGACGCCCACCCCACCAGAGAAAGGGCTGCGATTCTCACAGAGGGACCCACAAGATGCTCTTTCCAACTGCTACACttgccccacctcccccaccccggtTTAGAATTTAAGAGTCAACAGAGAGAAAGCCAATTATTacaaagcctgctgctgctgctgctaagtcgcttcagtcgtgttcgactctgtgcgaccccacagacggcagcccaccaggctgtgccgttcctgggattctccaggcaagaacactggagtgggttgccatttccttctccaatgcatgaaagtgaaaagtgaaagtgaagtcgctcagtcgtgtccgactctctgcgaccccatggactgcagccttccaggctcctccgtccatgggattttccaggcaatagtaccggagtgggttgccattgccttctctgctacaaAGCCTGGTCCACCCTAATTCTGGTTTTCACTTTTACTCAAATTCTTTTGTTCATCACATCCAGGAGGAAACAATAAATAGTAAGTGCCCAGTCTCGGAGCTGTTCCTGCCTCGGGCACTAGACGGGCACCTGCAACAATGGGCTGAGTCAGCAGCGGGTAACGAGCCAGCGTCTTCAGGGCTGCCCCCGAGCAGAGCACCACCAGGGCCCAGCCCAGGCCGGGCGCACCGACAGCCCTAAACTCAGCTCGGGAACCGTCTGCTGTccagcctggaggaggcagggggcTAGAGacggcggggagggggcggaggCATCTGGCTGAAGACCAGCAGGACcagaggcggggggtggggagtcACCTGGCCGAGGAGGCGCGGGGGCTGCGGGTACTCACCCCGGGTCCCTCGCCGACGCGGTAGGTGATCCGCACCTGCAGGCACTCGCCTGCGGCGCAGGGCTGCGAGAAGCGCAAGCACAGGGCCTGGCCGTAGTGCGAGAACGGCTGCGTGCACACCGGCAGCGGCTCAGGCTCCGGCTCCGGCCGCCCCGGCTCCGGCCGCCCCCGCCTCAGGGCCGCCGCCGTCACGTCCACGCACGGGTGCGAGTCCAGCCGCAGCTCCGTGGCGCCGCCGGGCGCCCGGCAGCGCAAGTCCAGCACCGCCGAGCCGCTCAGCCCGCGGCTGCCCGGGCCTGGCCCCGGCGGCCCGAACTCGGCCCTCAGGTCCAGGTGCAGGTGCAGCAGCTCGAAGGCGCGGAAGTTGGAGGCCGACGCCACGTCGTCCACCTGCGCCGCGCGCAGCGCCCGCCCGCCGGCCTTAGGCTCGCCGGCCGCCATggccccgcgccgccgccgccgccgccggtccgccgcaggccccgcccctgcaggcctggccccgccccgccgccggTCTGGCCCCGGGAGCCGGGAGCCTT containing:
- the RNPEP gene encoding aminopeptidase B (The RefSeq protein has 1 substitution compared to this genomic sequence), with the translated sequence MAAGEPKAGGRALRAAQVDDVASASNFRAFELLHLHLDLRAEFGPPGPGPGSRGLSGSAVLDLRCRAPGGATELRLDSHPCVDVTAAALRRGRPEPGRPEPEPEPLPVCTQPFSHYGQALCLRFSQPCAAGECLQVRITYRVGEGPGVCWLAPEQTAGRKKPFVYTQGQAVLNRAFFPCFDTPAVKCRYSALLEVPDGFTAVMSADAWEERGPNKFFFRMSQPIPSYLIALAIGDLVSAEVGPRSRVWAEPCLIDAAKEEYDGVIEEFLATGEKLFGPYVWGRYDVLFMPPSFPFGGMENPCLTFVTPCLLAGDRSLADVIIHEIAHSWFGNLVTNANWGEFWLNEGFTMYAQRRISSVLFGPAYTCLEAATGRALLRQHMDVTGEDHPLNKLRVRIEPGVDPDDTYNETPYEKGFCFISYLAHLVGDQGQFDDFLKAYVDEFKFQSILADDFLDFFLDSFPELKKQRVDSIPGLEFDRWLDTPGWPPYLPDLSPGDSLMRPAEELAQLWAAEELDPRAINAMPTSAWKTYQLVYFLDKILQKSPLPPGNVKKLGETYPKISNAQNAELRLRWGQIVLKNDHQEDFWKVKEFLHSQGKQKYTLPLYHAMMAGSKAAQTLAKETFAATAPQLHSNVVHYVQQIVEPLGR